In Vibrio hippocampi, the following are encoded in one genomic region:
- a CDS encoding polysaccharide lyase family 7 protein, with amino-acid sequence MKKQLLAVSTLLAISSFASAKVQFSDENGTLGAPVNYSQYQSVLKASELQISDAEGKKGNKEYFALDGDFTGIVNPYFFVDKSSEALVFKMKNDHLRNELRVHKNFRTDLPNKFYKLSSEVQLVDPEASMKNSTGAANEITFLQVHNKGLDNEGTHNVPHPLLRVVWKQDANGVKGHYWAIVKNNAIICKGKFGEKNKDKPFCHKDNAYTQYDLGKAPLDKTTAFDITVGNKMMQIDVNGKTMVNHDIDYWRHLLSYFKAGVYNQFKDGMSEAHFYKLDYTATESK; translated from the coding sequence GTGAAAAAACAACTATTGGCGGTTTCTACTCTGCTTGCTATCTCATCATTTGCTTCGGCAAAAGTGCAATTTTCAGACGAAAATGGCACGCTAGGAGCGCCGGTTAACTACTCGCAATATCAGTCAGTATTAAAAGCGTCAGAGCTTCAAATCTCCGATGCTGAAGGCAAAAAGGGCAATAAAGAATACTTTGCTCTTGATGGTGATTTTACTGGTATTGTTAATCCCTATTTTTTCGTCGATAAAAGTTCTGAAGCCTTGGTGTTCAAAATGAAGAATGACCACCTTCGTAATGAGCTACGAGTGCACAAAAACTTCCGTACCGACTTGCCGAATAAGTTCTACAAATTAAGCTCAGAAGTGCAACTGGTGGACCCAGAAGCGTCGATGAAGAACTCTACAGGCGCGGCAAACGAAATCACTTTCCTACAAGTTCACAACAAAGGTCTGGATAACGAGGGGACACACAACGTTCCTCATCCGCTACTGCGTGTGGTTTGGAAACAAGATGCGAATGGCGTGAAAGGTCATTACTGGGCAATCGTTAAGAACAACGCCATCATTTGTAAAGGTAAGTTTGGTGAGAAGAACAAAGACAAGCCATTCTGCCACAAAGATAATGCCTACACGCAATATGACTTGGGTAAAGCGCCATTAGATAAAACGACAGCCTTTGACATCACCGTGGGTAACAAGATGATGCAAATCGATGTGAATGGTAAAACGATGGTTAACCACGACATTGATTACTGGCGTCACCTGTTAAGCTACTTTAAAGCGGGTGTTTATAACCAATTTAAAGATGGTATGAGTGAAGCTCACTTCTATAAGCTGGATTACACGGCGACTGAGAGCAAGTAA
- a CDS encoding sensor domain-containing diguanylate cyclase has product MSIRNKIITILLSIALTSHLVITTFYYLYAQNSITQQSVSHLESVASIQYQRLHAFIDGNIESLSLIQSRTQMRYSLDNYQRTGSADAYEMIDTILSDVLQQTSTINEIFIADTQGQVLFSTSALYNNRDFSQHPLFQDGLVGKTGSLLIKGDSEQVPAIVFSAPLVLKGKKLGVIAIQVQLDDFNAFFTDYTGLGQTGEVLLATLTNKGNLMLFTPLRFAPSPLLIPENSDSAIPMQQALNKTAKVFESALDYRNVPVVAVSRYFTDLGLGIVVKMDRDEVLSTNNELTNIFLYLIIFLVLVAILVSVVLANKIAGPIERITVAAKKISAGNLNQRVVVQSKDELGQLAVALNEMADGLVGAKLRLQEKVNQKTVELQRANQQLEHLSQTDALTGLYNRRYLDDQLDLEWSRCTRHHSTISLLMIDIDFFKPVNDKKGHLVGDDYLKTIAKALRDVFQRNEDIVARYGGEEFAAILTHSSQQQAMELGEVIRQRIEALGLESGCATLSPFVTVSVGVATCNPKCGEKPSKLIWEADRALYDSKALGRNRVTGFSRQLVSVTPNIGKQSRSH; this is encoded by the coding sequence ATGAGTATTCGCAATAAAATTATAACCATTCTTCTCTCTATTGCGCTCACTTCTCACTTGGTGATTACCACGTTTTACTATTTGTATGCACAGAACAGCATTACGCAACAATCCGTCTCTCATTTAGAATCTGTCGCCAGCATCCAATATCAACGATTACATGCCTTTATTGATGGCAATATTGAAAGCCTTAGTCTGATACAAAGTCGCACTCAGATGCGCTACTCACTGGACAATTATCAACGCACTGGCAGTGCTGATGCCTATGAAATGATTGACACCATATTGTCCGATGTCTTGCAACAGACAAGCACAATCAACGAGATTTTTATTGCTGACACCCAAGGTCAGGTTCTCTTTTCAACATCGGCTCTCTATAACAACCGTGACTTTTCTCAGCATCCGTTGTTTCAAGACGGACTTGTCGGCAAAACCGGTTCTCTGCTTATAAAAGGTGACTCGGAGCAAGTACCCGCGATTGTCTTTTCAGCGCCGCTGGTGTTGAAAGGAAAAAAGCTCGGCGTCATTGCCATTCAAGTCCAGTTAGACGACTTTAATGCCTTTTTTACTGACTATACCGGTTTGGGTCAAACCGGAGAGGTTCTGTTGGCAACCCTAACTAACAAAGGCAATTTGATGCTGTTTACGCCTTTGCGCTTTGCCCCCTCGCCATTGCTTATCCCAGAAAACAGTGACAGTGCGATTCCGATGCAGCAAGCACTCAACAAAACCGCAAAGGTGTTTGAAAGTGCGCTCGATTATCGCAATGTGCCTGTTGTCGCCGTCAGTCGTTACTTTACCGATCTCGGATTAGGTATTGTGGTTAAAATGGATCGTGATGAAGTGCTCTCGACCAACAATGAACTGACTAACATCTTCCTCTACCTGATTATCTTTCTGGTCTTGGTCGCGATTCTTGTCTCCGTGGTGTTGGCGAACAAAATAGCCGGTCCCATTGAACGCATTACCGTGGCGGCAAAAAAAATCTCAGCGGGTAACCTAAACCAACGCGTGGTGGTTCAATCAAAAGACGAACTCGGTCAACTCGCCGTTGCTTTAAATGAGATGGCCGATGGTCTAGTTGGGGCAAAATTGAGATTACAGGAGAAGGTGAATCAGAAAACCGTTGAACTGCAACGTGCCAACCAGCAGCTTGAACATTTATCACAAACCGATGCGCTGACAGGTCTGTATAACCGACGTTATCTTGACGACCAACTTGATTTAGAATGGAGCCGTTGCACCCGCCATCACTCGACCATTTCACTACTGATGATCGATATAGATTTCTTTAAACCGGTCAACGATAAGAAAGGTCACTTGGTCGGCGATGACTATTTGAAAACCATTGCCAAAGCGCTGCGCGATGTGTTTCAGCGTAATGAAGACATTGTTGCCCGCTATGGTGGCGAAGAGTTTGCGGCCATCCTCACCCACTCATCACAACAACAAGCGATGGAATTGGGTGAAGTTATACGACAACGTATCGAAGCATTGGGATTAGAGAGCGGCTGCGCGACACTTTCACCTTTTGTCACCGTCAGCGTTGGCGTCGCAACCTGTAACCCGAAATGCGGTGAGAAACCTTCAAAACTGATCTGGGAAGCAGATAGAGCCCTCTATGATTCCAAAGCCTTAGGAAGAAACCGTGTCACGGGTTTTAGTCGTCAACTCGTCAGTGTGACACCTAATATCGGCAAACAAAGTCGGAGTCATTGA
- a CDS encoding mannitol-1-phosphate 5-dehydrogenase, protein MKALHFGAGNIGRGFIGKLLADAGLEVTFADVNETVVNALIERNEYPVKIVGAECVVETVKNVTAVNSATDAVIDCIAESDLITTAVGPTVLKIISKSIALGIEKRAAAGNQAPMNIIAAENMVRGTSQLKEAVLEHLSDEMKAYTEEFVGFVDSAVDRIVPPAEAGETDPLAVTVETFSEWIVDETQFKGDIPNIPGMECTDNLMAFVERKLFTLNTGHLVTAYLGVLAGHETIKDSIEDEKIREQVKATMEESGAVLIKRYSFDPKAHQAYIEKILGRFANPYLRDEVDRVGRQPIRKLSPQDRLIKPLNGTLEYGLPNQYLVQGIAAAFHYKNDDDPQAVELQAMFAEKGFAETLAHYSELDVNSDVVKQAEAAYQALK, encoded by the coding sequence ATGAAAGCGTTACATTTTGGTGCAGGTAATATCGGTCGTGGTTTCATTGGTAAGCTACTAGCAGATGCAGGTCTGGAAGTGACCTTTGCTGATGTCAATGAGACGGTAGTGAATGCTCTTATCGAGCGTAACGAGTACCCAGTTAAGATTGTCGGTGCAGAGTGTGTCGTGGAAACGGTTAAAAACGTGACTGCTGTTAACTCTGCAACCGATGCGGTTATTGACTGCATTGCGGAATCCGATCTTATTACGACGGCTGTCGGCCCAACGGTTCTGAAAATTATCTCTAAGTCGATTGCGCTTGGTATCGAAAAGCGCGCAGCGGCGGGCAATCAAGCTCCAATGAACATCATTGCGGCGGAAAACATGGTACGTGGCACGAGCCAGCTAAAAGAGGCCGTTCTTGAGCACTTGTCTGATGAAATGAAGGCATACACGGAAGAGTTTGTTGGCTTTGTTGATTCTGCGGTAGACCGTATTGTTCCACCAGCGGAAGCGGGTGAAACCGATCCACTGGCAGTGACTGTAGAAACCTTTAGCGAGTGGATCGTTGATGAAACTCAGTTTAAAGGTGATATTCCTAACATCCCAGGAATGGAATGTACTGACAACCTGATGGCGTTTGTTGAGCGAAAACTATTCACACTCAACACGGGTCACTTGGTCACTGCGTATTTAGGTGTACTTGCTGGTCACGAGACTATCAAAGATTCTATTGAAGATGAAAAAATCCGCGAGCAAGTAAAAGCAACGATGGAAGAGAGCGGTGCGGTACTGATTAAACGCTATAGCTTTGATCCGAAAGCTCACCAAGCCTACATTGAAAAGATCCTTGGTCGCTTTGCTAACCCATATCTACGCGACGAAGTAGACCGCGTGGGTCGTCAACCAATTCGTAAACTAAGCCCACAAGATCGCCTAATCAAGCCACTGAACGGCACACTAGAATACGGTCTACCAAACCAATACCTAGTGCAAGGTATTGCAGCGGCATTCCATTACAAGAATGATGATGATCCGCAAGCGGTTGAACTACAAGCGATGTTTGCTGAGAAAGGGTTTGCTGAAACGCTGGCGCACTATTCTGAGCTAGACGTGAATTCAGACGTGGTTAAGCAAGCGGAAGCTGCGTACCAAGCGCTTAAGTAA
- a CDS encoding cation:proton antiporter, whose product MSSEMVALSLAAVGLLGLTCQWIAWHLKLPAILFLLLCGLLVGPVLGLFSPSQTLGELFFPFVSLAVAVILFEGSLTLNFKQIRGISSSVWSIISIGAIVSWVITSCAAHYLMGLQWTMAFLFGSLTVVTGPTVIVPLLRTVRPKAKLANILRWEGILIDPLGALFVVMVYEFLISQSELHSLMVLSIVVVVGFSLGIAAGVLVANIIKRHWLPEYLQPFAVLTILLAVFSLSNYIEHESGLLTVTVMGVWLANAKGVNIDPILHFKEHLTILFISGLFILLAARVELSDFEQLGWGALVLFAVIQLVSRPVSIFIATLKSNLDIKEKVFLSWVAPRGIVAAAVSSLFAIKLSILEVEQANLLVPLIFMVIIGTVILQSATARPIAAKLGVAEPAPRGFLIVGSNEVARVIGKAIQGYDCRVLMSDSNWDYVKKARMMGFDAYYGNPTSSHADEYLDMIGIGQVLALTPDQHFNSVASLQFANDFGERKVYSLQEKTDSNQLDKHRYNAEHDYRLFLDGSVSYKKLASLISQNAEIKHTKISEAFTFEDYQAQYKHANWTPLFVVDAKNCIHLVTDVATLQPKAGEIMVSLIKGNTPQ is encoded by the coding sequence ATGAGTTCTGAAATGGTGGCATTGTCACTCGCGGCAGTTGGACTGCTCGGTTTAACCTGCCAATGGATTGCATGGCATTTGAAACTCCCCGCTATTCTGTTTCTTTTGTTGTGCGGGTTACTTGTTGGACCGGTATTGGGACTCTTCTCCCCATCGCAAACATTGGGTGAGCTGTTTTTCCCTTTTGTCTCATTAGCCGTTGCCGTGATCTTGTTTGAGGGCAGTTTGACCCTCAACTTTAAACAGATACGCGGCATCAGCAGCAGTGTGTGGAGCATTATCAGCATCGGTGCGATTGTCTCTTGGGTGATCACCTCTTGTGCTGCGCATTATTTGATGGGACTGCAATGGACCATGGCATTTTTATTTGGCAGCCTAACCGTAGTGACGGGACCGACGGTGATTGTCCCGCTACTCCGAACCGTTCGCCCCAAAGCAAAACTCGCCAACATTTTGCGCTGGGAAGGCATATTGATCGACCCATTAGGCGCACTCTTTGTGGTGATGGTTTACGAATTTTTGATCTCCCAAAGTGAGCTACATAGCCTGATGGTGCTGTCTATCGTTGTTGTCGTCGGCTTTAGCTTAGGGATAGCAGCCGGTGTTTTAGTCGCCAATATTATCAAACGCCACTGGTTGCCTGAGTATCTGCAACCTTTCGCGGTACTCACTATCTTGCTGGCGGTGTTTTCCCTCTCTAACTACATTGAACACGAATCGGGGCTACTCACCGTCACCGTGATGGGGGTTTGGCTAGCCAATGCTAAAGGCGTCAATATTGACCCCATTTTGCACTTTAAAGAGCACCTCACCATCCTGTTTATTTCGGGATTGTTTATTCTATTGGCGGCTCGCGTTGAGCTATCCGACTTTGAACAACTGGGTTGGGGAGCACTGGTGCTATTTGCGGTTATTCAGTTGGTGTCACGCCCTGTGTCGATCTTTATTGCGACACTGAAAAGTAATCTCGATATCAAAGAAAAGGTGTTTCTCTCATGGGTCGCGCCACGAGGTATTGTCGCTGCGGCTGTATCATCACTATTTGCGATTAAGCTGTCGATTCTGGAGGTCGAACAAGCCAATCTTTTGGTTCCACTTATCTTTATGGTCATCATCGGGACGGTGATTCTACAAAGCGCGACCGCTCGACCGATTGCGGCTAAATTGGGTGTGGCAGAACCTGCGCCAAGAGGATTTCTGATCGTCGGTTCTAATGAGGTGGCAAGAGTGATTGGCAAAGCAATACAAGGCTACGATTGCCGGGTGTTGATGTCCGACTCTAACTGGGATTACGTTAAAAAAGCCCGCATGATGGGTTTTGATGCCTACTACGGCAATCCCACCTCAAGCCATGCCGATGAATATTTGGATATGATTGGCATCGGTCAAGTCTTGGCTCTCACGCCTGATCAGCATTTTAACTCGGTCGCCAGCCTCCAGTTTGCCAATGACTTTGGCGAGCGCAAAGTCTATAGCCTGCAAGAGAAAACCGATTCCAATCAGTTAGACAAACACCGCTACAACGCGGAACATGACTACCGTTTATTTCTCGATGGCAGTGTCAGTTATAAAAAGCTCGCCAGCCTTATCAGTCAAAATGCCGAAATAAAGCACACCAAAATCAGCGAGGCGTTTACCTTTGAGGACTATCAAGCCCAATACAAGCACGCCAACTGGACGCCCCTGTTTGTTGTCGATGCCAAAAACTGTATCCATCTAGTGACAGACGTCGCGACGCTACAACCCAAAGCAGGAGAAATCATGGTGTCGTTAATCAAAGGCAATACGCCTCAATAA